The proteins below come from a single Anderseniella sp. Alg231-50 genomic window:
- a CDS encoding 4Fe-4S dicluster domain-containing protein: MSNRQVAMVIDLNKCIGCQTCTVACKTSWTSGEGQEGMWWNQVYTAPGHGTPKDWEQMGGGFKDGEPQKGVRPAQGDFGEGFELNYKEALFDGAGNEALKPIGDEPQWGMNWDEDVGAGDYPNSYFFYIPRICNHCTKPACMEACPRGAITKREEDGIVVINEDHCRGLRFCQSACPYKEIYYNHVTGHAQKCVFCLPRIEKGVATACSRQCPGRVRFLGFLEDEDGPIHKLVNVHKVALPLHPEYETEPNVFYIPPLSPEKFDDDGNPTGEDRIPLGYLESLFGPEVGAALERIKQGRADKQAGKGSDLMDTLISKNFLDLFGPFTNHPREIERIATELEREPVIVPPEIDIAYRGPGGSSQ, translated from the coding sequence ATGAGCAATCGCCAGGTGGCCATGGTCATCGATCTCAACAAGTGCATTGGCTGCCAGACCTGCACCGTTGCCTGCAAGACCTCGTGGACGTCCGGCGAAGGCCAGGAAGGCATGTGGTGGAACCAGGTCTATACCGCGCCCGGCCACGGTACGCCGAAAGACTGGGAGCAGATGGGTGGCGGCTTCAAGGACGGCGAGCCGCAAAAGGGCGTGCGCCCGGCGCAGGGAGACTTCGGCGAGGGCTTTGAACTCAACTACAAGGAAGCGCTGTTCGACGGCGCCGGCAACGAAGCGCTCAAACCCATTGGCGACGAACCGCAATGGGGCATGAACTGGGACGAGGACGTGGGCGCTGGCGACTATCCCAATTCCTACTTCTTCTACATCCCGCGCATCTGCAATCACTGCACCAAGCCCGCCTGCATGGAAGCCTGTCCGCGCGGCGCCATAACCAAGCGCGAGGAAGACGGCATCGTCGTCATCAACGAGGACCATTGCCGGGGCTTGAGGTTCTGCCAGTCGGCGTGCCCCTACAAGGAAATCTACTACAACCACGTCACCGGCCATGCGCAGAAATGCGTGTTTTGCCTGCCGCGCATCGAAAAGGGCGTGGCCACCGCGTGCTCGCGTCAGTGCCCGGGACGGGTGCGTTTCCTGGGCTTCCTGGAAGACGAGGACGGGCCGATCCACAAGCTGGTCAATGTGCACAAGGTGGCCCTGCCGCTGCACCCGGAATACGAGACCGAGCCCAACGTGTTCTACATTCCACCGCTGTCGCCGGAAAAATTCGACGACGACGGCAACCCGACCGGCGAAGACCGCATTCCGCTGGGCTATCTGGAAAGCCTGTTCGGCCCCGAAGTCGGCGCCGCACTTGAGCGCATCAAGCAGGGGCGCGCCGACAAGCAGGCGGGCAAGGGATCGGATCTGATGGACACACTGATCTCGAAAAACTTCCTCGACCTGTTCGGCCCGTTCACCAATCATCCGCGCGAGATCGAGCGCATTGCCACCGAGCTCGAACGCGAGCCGGTGATCGTGCCCCCGGAAATCGACATTGCCTATCGCGGTCCCGGAGGCTCCAGCCAGTGA
- a CDS encoding ethylbenzene dehydrogenase-related protein yields MKITAIADYAATTAAGWQQVATETVEMVPAPVEMQPNGFIQANWQDRAYGQLSSLEAQSVHDGTSIAVRLRWASEKPETGGREGFPDGAAIAFPITGEPVLWTMGNEDEPVQFIQWQAMKNKIRSVVAWGIGSSVPGTAVSESVTAGWSQGYWTIVMLRTLAGGPEAATLKPGSGTKIGFAVWNGSNEERAGIKAVSVDWSPLTIEA; encoded by the coding sequence GTGAAAATTACAGCCATCGCCGATTACGCGGCCACCACGGCGGCCGGCTGGCAGCAGGTGGCCACTGAGACCGTCGAGATGGTGCCGGCGCCGGTCGAAATGCAGCCCAACGGCTTTATCCAGGCCAACTGGCAGGACCGTGCGTACGGCCAGCTCTCCAGCTTGGAAGCGCAATCGGTGCATGACGGGACGAGCATTGCGGTGCGGCTGCGCTGGGCCTCTGAAAAACCAGAAACCGGTGGCCGTGAAGGATTTCCCGACGGCGCGGCAATCGCGTTTCCGATCACAGGCGAGCCGGTGCTGTGGACCATGGGCAATGAGGACGAGCCGGTACAGTTCATCCAGTGGCAGGCCATGAAGAACAAGATCCGCTCGGTTGTCGCCTGGGGCATCGGGTCCTCCGTCCCCGGCACGGCTGTCAGCGAGAGCGTGACCGCCGGATGGTCGCAAGGGTATTGGACAATTGTAATGTTGCGCACCCTTGCGGGCGGGCCGGAAGCCGCTACGCTCAAACCCGGCAGCGGCACGAAGATCGGTTTTGCGGTCTGGAACGGCTCCAACGAGGAGCGCGCCGGCATCAAGGCGGTGTCGGTTGACTGGTCGCCACTGACAATAGAGGCCTGA